TCCTTAGCCTTTTGAATGATCATCCTAAGCCTAGGATTCCCTTTAGGGTCAGGGCCACCAGCTTTCACTGCTGTGATCAGCTCCTTTATGATACGAGAAAAAATCTTACCTTTTTTATGATCGGCTCTTTCCTTCCTATATTTAGTATTAGCCCACTTACTATGTCCTGCCATTACCTACCTAGCTCATTAATAATATGTGTTGGTGTTGCTTCTCCCAAGCTACTGCTTCTTGATATTTCTTAAATAACTTTTCTCTTTCTCTAAACTCTACCGAATGAATGTTACGTCTACCAGAAATTCCTTTGTTAGCACCCACGACTCCATGAACCATTTCGTGATAGATGACAAATTCTAAAAAAAAAGAAGGAACTTCTTCCCGATCTAGAGAACGATGTATCCTTATCATCTTTTCTTCACAATGAAACGTCCCTAGTGTAATGGAATTACGTGTCTTCCCTAAAATTCGACCGAACCACCCAATACGAAACCGCAAATTCCCATCAAAATACTCTTCATTTACTCTCTGATATAACTCATCTAGATTATGAACCCTTCCAGGCGAAGTATCTAGAGGAATAGGCGCAGGATTGGAAAAAACATGTGCTTCTAACTGTTGCTTTATTTTTCTACAAAGTTTTTTCCCTTTAATGAAGTCTGCAATAATCTCTGCCATCCACAACGGAGCAGATAATAGCTTCTCCTGAAGAGAAAGTACTCGTCTACGAAAGCAAAAAGAAAACAAGGTGGAAACCCCCTTATGAGTGCGCACGCGAACAGGTTCTGTCACCAATGAACAAATCTTTCGAACAAACAATTCAGAGGATTTCATGAACCTACAAATCTCTCTCCATAGTTATTTTGGCCAAATATCCTTTTTCATCCTTGTAAAAACGCTTCTGTCTTCCGACTTCTTTAAATCCAAATCGTTCATACAAAGAAATGGCCCGATTTTCCGAGTAGACTTCCAAATAGAGGACCTCTAAATGAAACGTATTTTTAGCAAGATGGATAAGGTTATTTAGTAGCACAGTCCCTATCCCCTTACTTCTATAAGGTTCACCAACGATAATAGAAATCAATGCGTGATGAGCAACCTTGACGTAGGGATTCAAAACTAAAGTAGCAACACCCGCAACTTCTCCGTTCATAAGAGCAGTCAAGCTGCTTTTATAGCGGTAAAACCCGACCCAAAAATTTACTGCATCCCGAATTTCATTTTCTGTCTTGAGGGGGAATCCTCTTAAAATTTTAGGATCATTAAGCCATTTTTTCATGTACTCCCCATCTTCAGCAACGGTGTACCTAATGGTTAAACCTGGGATGCTAAGCCTGAAAGTTTCTTCTTTCATCACGCTATTCTCCAAACATTGTTAAGTATGCGTTTATAAAATCATCCAACAATTCGCCGTCCATCATAGCGCGAACATTTCCCACTTCATAACCAGTCCGAACATCTTTAACGAGCGTGTATGGCTGGAAAACGTAGTTCCGGATCTGAGATCCCCAAGCAATTTCTTTTTTGTCTTTCCTATCCAATGCTTGCTTTTCCATACGCTCCTGAAGTACTTTTCGGTACAACTTAGCTCGAAGCATTTTTATGCAACTTTCCCTATTTTGTAACTGACTCCTTTCATTTTGACAGGACACAACAATCCCCGAAGGAAGGTGAGTAATCCTCACAGCAGACTCTGTGACATTGACATGCTGACCTCCTGCACCAGAAGATCGGTAAGTATCTATACGCAAATCTGAGGGATTAATTTCTATTTCTATCTCCTCGTCAATTTCGGGGAAAACATCCACGGAAGCAAAACTTGTGTGTCTTTTAGCATTGCTATCGAAAGGAGATATACGCACTAATCTATGCACTCCCCTCTCGGCTTTTGCATATCCGTAAGCGAACGGGCCACAAATCTTCAGGGTGATATTCTTAATGCCCACAACTTCCCCGTCCAAGCGATCCAAGACTTCTGTACGCCATCCCTTGGAAGTAGCCCATCGATCGTACATACGCAACAACATCTCGGCCCAATCACAAGCCTCCGTACCCCCTGCTCCAGCATTAATGCTTAAGAAACAATTGTTAGCATCAGCTTCTCCTGAAAGTCTCTGCTTAGCTTCCAATTCTGTAAGTAACTTCCCGCAAACTTCAACCTCTACGAGCAGCTCATTGACGAGATCAGCGTCCTCCAACGAATCGGAATCTTCCAAAAAAAATTTGACCGAATCAAATCTTTTTTGGACCTCTTGGAATGAAGATAATCGACGTTTTTTCTCCGCCAATCCAGAAAGAACATCCTTAGCCCGATGCGGATTATCCCAGAAATTACTTTCTTGAGTTTCTAGTTCTCCCCGCTCTATGTCCTTAGCCATTCTCTCGGGGTCAAAGAGACCTCCCGACTGCATCCAGTCGTTGGCTCAAAACTTGCAACTGCTTAGAAAGTTTGTCATCCACAACCCTTACCCCAAGAAATTTACTATCACGTTAGGAGAGAGGGATTTTAGGAATAGGAATTAATAAAGTCAATCTACGAGGATTCAATATATTTTACTCTCGTGTAAAAGAAAAATTTCTTCCAAATTGCACCGAAATACCTCTAGAAATAAAATTATATCGACTTTTTGCTTTGACGATAAACCATGGCTAAAGATAAAAAGTTTGCGACGAAGGGCTAAGACCTTTCTTACATATTTACTAGGAGCGAAACCGATGAGTCAAAATAAGAACAGTGCTTTTATGCAACCTGTAAAAGTCAGCGCCGAACTAGCTGCAATTGTGGGTAACGGCCCTATGCCAAGGACGGATATCATAAAGAGGCTTTGGGAATACATAAAGAAGAACGGCCGCCAAGATCCAAAGAATAAAAGAAATATTTTGCCTGACGAAAAGTTAGCTAAAGTTTTCGGAACTTCGGCTGCTATCGATATGTTCGAGATGACAAAGCGTTTGTCCGTACATATTGTTAAATAAACGTCATTTCTAAAGATGTATTTGCAAGATAAGAGCAGTCTTGGTTTTTGAGTCTGCTCTTATGGTAATCCCTAAATGTTTTTAAAGTTCTTTTTCCCCACTGCTTCCGTTTGTTTAGGAGCGGCCTTTTGGGCTTCTCTTGTTGAGCCAAATCTTATTCAGGTGACTTCCAAAACGTGGAAGCTCCCTAGGAAATACTCTCAGCTAGATGGGCTCAGGGTCGTTCAAATCTCTGATTTACATTGTGGAGAAGAGGTCCCTCGAGGGTTTTTAAAGAAAGTTGGCAGCATAGTCCGAGGTCTACACCCAGATGTCGTCTTGTTCTCAGGGGATTTCCTGCGGAGAGGTCAGATCGAAGATCGTGATAAGCTTCTCGGCTTCTTATGCTCTTTGGAATCCAAGCTGGGAGCCTTCTGTGTTTTTGGGAACCATGACTATTCCAAATACATCTCAGGAACAGCAAAAGGCTTGATAGATATTATCGCTCCAGACAAGAGTCACGCTGTCCACAGAGCTCTCTCTTCCATATGGGGGTGCTTAAGAAACAGGCAGCAACCGTTGAAGTTTTCTCCAGAAACAGCTCATGTGCCTGTGCATAAAGAACTTTCTTCTTTGCTTAAAGAGACTCCTTTTACCCTGCTACATAATGAATCAGTATTTCTACCTATAGGACTAAATATTGTTGGATTAGGAGATTATTTTGCTCAAAGATGCTTACCCAAAGAGGCTTTCGCTAATTATAAAGAGGACTTCCCAGGGTTCATTCTCACTCACAACCCTGACAGTGCGTTACTACTACAAGATTATCCCGGGGAATGGGTTTTCTCCGGTCACACACATGGCCCTCAAATTTTCCCACCGTTCATCATGAAGAAATTTTTCCAAAGACTTTCTGGCTTGCAAAATATAGAATACTGCCGAGGAAAACACATCCTCCCCGACAGTAAAATTTTATATGTGAATCGTGGATTAGGCGGACTTAAACGAATTCGTTTCGGGTCAAAACCTGAAATTCTCTTCTTAGAATGCAAGCAATAACAACGTTAACAAAGCATGTCTCTCTGGTTCTTCTTGCCGGAGGCAAAGGATCTCGATTCAAAGCAGATATTCCTAAGCAGTTTGTACCACTTCAGGGGGAACCGCTTATTTTTCATTCCCTAAAGATATTTTTGACCATTCCCGAAATTGCAGAAATTATCGTTGTATGCCCACGCGAGTACCAAGAACTTTTTCACACTTTTCCTGTTCTTTTTGCTGACCCAGGCACAGAAAGGCAAGATTCGGTCCTCTCCGGCTTACAAAAAACGACTCACTCCCTCCTACTTATCCACGATGGAGCGCGTCCTCTTGTTTACCCTGACGAAGTAAAGGAACTCATCCTTACAGCACAAAATTGTGGTGCATCCACTCTCGTATCCCCCACTGAGTACACAATAAAAAGGCGGTGCAAAGTTAACGGAAAAGTCCAAACTCTTGATCGTTCAGAATTATTTGTGGCTCACACCCCTCAATGCCTTAAAAAAAATATTCTTTCTTCAGGAATACAAAAGGCAAAAATATTAAATAAAATTTTAACAGATGATGTTTCTGCTGCAGAACTACTTGGTCTCCCCGTGCACTTTGTACTAACTGAACGACCAAATATAAAAGTCACCCATTCTAAAGATCTTAAACTTATCGAGTCGATCTTATGACCGAGGCTAAACCAAAAATTTGCATCCGATTAGAATACGACGGTACACCATTTTGCGGCTGGCAGAAACAACCACGACAATGCTCTATCCAAGAATCCTTAGAAAAATCTTTGCTACAAATATCTAGAGAAAAAATCTCCGTAATCGGCTCTGGGAGAACTGATGCTGGGGTGCACGCTCGCGGTCAAGTTGCCCATTTCTCAAAAGGGAACGCCCCCATCTTTAACTCACCTTCTAAACTCCTATTAGCGCTAAACGCTATTCTTCCTAAAGAAATTTCTATAACATCAATTGCGGAAGCCCCAGCTTCTTTTCATGCTCGGTATAGTGCACAAAAAAAAGAATATCGCTACTACATTTCTTTCTTTAAAAAACCCCCTCCTTTACGTTACAATTTCGTTCATAACCTTCCCATTCAGCCCGATATTCAACTTATGCAAAAAGCTGCCTCCTACTTCTTAGGAAAACACGACTTCGCGGCGTTTGCCAACAGTGGTCGGACATATGCATCCACAGTACGCACCATTTACTTTTTATCCTTGAATTTCATTGATGAAGCTTTACTAGAAATACGTTGCCTGGGGAACGGATTTCTTTATAAAATGGTCCGAAACATAGTAGGCACTCTGATACACATAGGGCAGAAAAAGAGCCCCCCAGAACTTGTTTTGAAGCTTTTGTCTACGAAAGATAGAACACTAACCCCAGAAACAGCTCCAAGCAAAGGGCTCACACTATTCCAAGTTTTCTATTCCCCCGACCCTTTTCAAAAACTTTAACCTACTTCTTCTAAGGAACGTAGGTAGTAAAAATTCCCACTTTTTTTACCAAGAATAGTTTCATCTACTGGATTGTTTCTATTCACACAAACTATATCTGCATCTATATAGGAAAGTGCTTGAACCCCCTTAATAGAATCCTCAAAACCCACTACACGATCATTAGAAGATACATACCTGCTGTAGGCCAGTATATAAGAATCAGGGTGCGGCTTGGGATTGGAATAATCTTCTCTCACTACGCGAAAAGAAAGCTTTCGCAATACTGGGTGGTCTTTTGTTACCTTATCCACAAAATGACCTGAAGAATTTGTGACAAGTACGCTGATCTTTCCTTCAGCACTGATTCTTTCTATTAAATCCTTTGCTCCAGGCATTAATTGCGGTGGAGAAAGCGTAAGTAATTCTCGATAGATTTCGTCTTTTTTACAATAAATCTTATCCCAAAGAGAGTCTGCTTCTGGGAAAAGTTCTACAAGGTATTTTTTTAAAAAAAACCTACCCTTAGAAATAAGCTGATAATACAAAGAAAAGTCAGCTGAAAAAGAAAAATCAAACTCTGAACAGGCTTTCTGAAAAGCAGAAAAATGATGTGTCTCAGTATTTACTAACAAACCATCGAAATCAAATAGAAAAACCTGATAATTCTCCACCTTAATCTTCATAATCGAACCTCAAAAGCTTACCCAGTTGATTTGATTTTCATTCTCTCTAATATTGCCTCACCATCTTATTCGTTTGAAGATATTTTATGAGGCTAAACAAATGAAAAATTTTTAATAATTAAGGATAAAATCTGTGAGGACTCTTTGATTGATCATTTGCATAACATTGCTAGGCGAACTCTTTATTTTTCCTCTTTGCTAGTAGCCTTGTCTTCTCTATCAGGCTGCCAAAATCATTCCCATTTTAGAGGAGTTACTGTAGCCGAAAGAATTACCTCGCAAAAGGGCTCTGGAGTGATTTTTCATCCCGCCATCTACCCCATGCCACTCCCTCAATACACCTGGCAATCTCCTCACTCTCAAATAATTACCAAACATTCCTTCTACTGTAGGGGAGCTGATAGAATATCTGAACATCCTCCTTTCCAAGATTGCAAAGGTCTGTTCTCTCACGGACTCCCTATAAAAAACGGCAAAGAATTTATTAATCCCCAGCTTATTCGTTCGGTATCTATTATATTTCGCACCTTTTGTAAGGAACATACCATAACCATCGAAGAAGGGTATTCTTGCAAACGACACTTCTTATTCAAAAAATCCGTAGGAGATCCTTTACACCCTAAACACCTATCCGGAGACGCAGCTATCTTAACTATTCTTTCCTCCGATCCCGGTAGTGATAACTCCCCACTCTTCTTTATAGAAAAAATGCTTCCCGAGTTGAAAAAAATGTATCCAAAAAACTCCTCTACCGAACATGTATTCTCTTCTTCTCCCCGGCACATCAAGAATAAAGAAATTTCGCTTACCTTTGAGCCCTTGGTAAACGGAGTTAAAGTTTTTATAGAAACCTCCTATGGAGAAGACGCTGTACCCACTGTGTAAAACTTCTCGGCAATTTCCTTAAAAGACCTTGCCTTATATATTGCTAATCTCCTATCCTTGTAGACTCTTTGTGCCGGTGTGGCGGAATGGTAGACGCGGTAGACTCAAAATCTACTCTTAGCAATAAGGTGTTGGTTCGAGTCCGATCACCGGCAGTTTTTTTATCCCTTTACCCCTTTTGTCTCAATAACCTCTGTTTTGTTTCGTTTTTTCAAGTTGCGATAAAATAACAGGTAGTCTTTTCTAAGGGAAGACGATCTCTAGAAGTTCTTTGATACAATGGACGAAGAATCTCCACTATATCTTCTGAAGAAAAAGAAGGGATTCTTCTTAGCTGTATTAAAGCTTACAGAGGCTGAAAGTTCTCTTTCACTCTCAGACCTGGAACAATCTCTACGACAAAAAAGAATACTTCTTTCTTGCATCAAACGTGTCGACGAGGAATTAGAATCTTTCCAGAATTATCTCAAGGAAACCTCTTCTCCAAAAATTCACCAGGAGTTGATAGAGATCCGTCTGCTGATAGAAAAAGTTTTATCTTTGGATGAAACCCATTATACCCAAAGAAGGCAAAGCATTAACTTATGAACGATAATGTCCATTCTACAAAAATATGTTCTCGTTCTCATACACCTAAATCCTCTGACCTTGTTTCAGGAAGAAAAATTAGATCAGAATTAGACTCTATAATCTCCAGGTTAAAAAAATCTTCACGAGAAACAGAATATATTCTCTCGTCTATCCCTGATGGAATTTTCCTAATCTCCGAGAACGGAGCTATAACCGTATGTAATACAGAAGCAAAAACAATCCTTGGATTTCCAGAAAACTACCCCCTATTACATCAATCTTTCTTCGATATTTTCCCTGACTCCTTCCTTGGATTCTCCGTCTCTGAAGCACTAAAACACCTCCCTGCACCCAAGACAGTGGCTCTTAATTTGGAAGATGGAGAGTTATCAAAAGATCTGGAAATTTTTGTTCGAAGGTGCGGAGGAAATGATCTCGATGATTCTCCTTACTTGTTTGTCATGATCAGAGATCGCTCTATGTATAAACAGCTTGAAAACGCTTTAGAGCGATATAAAAATATATCAGAAATCGGTCGATTAGCCGCAACTGTAGCCCATGAAATCCGTAATCCATTAACAGGCATTGAAGGCTTTGCCTCTCTTCTTAGGGAAGAGCTTACGTCCCCCAGACATAAACGTATGGCTCAATCTATTGTCGATGGCACACGATCCTTAAACTCTTTAGTGTCATCTATACTCGAATACACTCGACCCAATCCATTAAATTTAAAAACAACAAATTTATCTGACTTCATATCTTCCCTACACCCTCTACTGTCCTCATCCTTCCCTTCTTACAAACAAGAAATAAAGGTCAGCACCCCTATAACAAAATCTATAGACCCAGACAGAATGAAATCTGTGTTATGGAACCTTGTAAAAAATGCCTGCGAAGCTTCTTACCCCAATGCCCCTGTTGTTTTAAGCTTAGAAGAAAACGGTGATATATCTGTCACCAATCAAGGAGAAAACATACCCCCAGAAGTGCAAAAAAATCTCTTCACTCCTTTCTTCACCACAAAATCTTCGGGAAACGGTCTTGGACTCCCTGAAGCTAAAAAAGTCATCAGCATGCACGGAGGAGAAATTGTTGTTTCTTCGACGAACAACGTAACAGCTTTTGTGATAAAAATACCCTAAGTCTTTGATACATGATCATAGAATCTATTCTCATTGTCGATGATGAACCAATCCTTAGGGATTTCTTGCAGGAGTTGTTGAGTTCCAGAGGATATGTAATTACTACAGCAACAAATACCAAAGAAGCTCGGTCTTTCATTCGTAAAAATACCTTTGATCTTATCATCTCCGATATGAACATGCCTGATGGATCTGGCCTTGATGTTCTTGCTGAAGCTCAAAAGAGCGCGCCAGAAACTCCCGTCCTTGTCATAACAGCTTTTGGAACTATTGAAAATGCCGTAGAAGCTATTCAAAAAGGTGCTTTCAACTACCTAACAAAGCCCTTTTCTTCCGAAGCTTTGATGGCTTATATAGATAAGGCTAAAGAACATAAAGTTATTTTATCACAAAATTCTTTCTTCAAATCACAAGCATCTGAAAATTCCGACTACCCACTAATAGCTGAGAGCGAGGAGATGCAAAATCTTCTTCAACAGGCAAAAAAGGTAGCGCAGACAAAAGCTAATGTTTTTATTCATGGCGAATCCGGTTGTGGGAAAGAAGTTGTATCTCAATTCATTCACAATAATTCCCTCAGAGCCCAGGGGCCTTACATCAAAGTAAATTGCGCAGCAATCCCAGACACTTTGATGGAGTCGGAATTCTTTGGACATGAGAAGGGTGCTTTCACAGGGGCCGCAACAAAAAAATCTGGGCGATTCGAACTTGCTCACCAGGGAACTTTACTCCTTGATGAAATCACAGAAGTCCCTATCAATTTACAACCCAAACTCCTAAGAGCTATCCAAGAGAGAGAATTTGAACACCTCGGAGGAACCAAGACAATTTCCGTGGACGTGAGAATCCTAGCAACTTCAAATAGAGATTTGCAGGAAGCCCTAGAAGATAAATCTTTTAGAAAAGATTTATATTACCGCCTTAATGTCGTTTCTATCCATATTCCTCCTCTCAGGGAACGTCGTAAGGATATCCTTCCCCTTGCCACTTTCTTTCTAAAAAAATTTTGTAAAATGAACGGAAAAAAAATTAAAAACTTATCGCAAGAATCAAAAGAAGCTTTGTTGGATTACCATTGGCCAGGAAATGTCCGCGAACTCTCAAACGTGATAGAACGTGCTATTATTTTAGAAAACTCTGAAACCATAATTCCCGAAAGTTTAGCATTAAACTAGTGGTTTTTAGGAGTTTTTCTTGAGTTTCTCTATTTCTTTGATTACACTTGCTCCCAAGGTTGGTTCTTTGAGCACCGATAGCTCAATTGGATAGAGTACCTGGCTTCGGACCAGGTGGTTAGAGGTTCGAGCCCTCTTCGGTGCGTTTCTTCTGGTCTTAGGGTCAACATGAGTTCTGTTTTACTATCCAAAATTTATTTAACAAGCATAATGAGGGAAACTCTGTTGTTATTGTAAGCCGTATTGATGGAAAGCTCCAGATCTTTATCTTCTTAGTACCCTCCAATTTGACCATGTTCTCAGAACAAAACCCGCTTATCATCCAAACACAGACTTCTGATGCAGAAGGTCAATCCTTAAGACCTGAAGAAGTTGTCAGACAAAAAGTTATTCAGCTGCTCACTACAGAATTGGGCTACCCTAAAAATCTTCTCATCTTGGAAAAAGAGCTACGTACTTTGTCCATCCTTTTCACTAAAAATCAAAACATCAAGCTCCCTCATAGGAGAATGGACATCTTGGTTGTTACTCCTAAATCTTACAATTACCAGGGCGAAAAAAAACTCTGTGTCCCTTTTCAACCTCTATTGTTGATTGAATGCAAGTCAAAGGTGTTAAACAAAAAAACAGTCTTTCAAATTCTGGGGTACAACGCCTTTATTGGTGCTCCTTGTATAGCACTAACATCTTCCAAACAACATTTAACAGGGTTCTTCAACGCAGAAACTCAAACTTTCGAATTTTCTAAAGGACTACCTCATTTTTCAGATTTAATGAATTATTACTTCAGTATAAACCCCAAAAATAACGATGTAGCTTTCTGATTTTCTATGCTCGTAAGAATCCCCGGAATCTCTCTCAAAACGGTCCCTATGGAAAAGCAAGGCTGCATAGCCACCATATTCACCCCCTCAGGACTTATCACTGTGTTTGCCAAAAGCGGACTATCTCCTAATTTTACGGAAAGAGAGACCTTACTTCCCATTACCCAAGCTTACTATACATTTACCTATCACCCACCTAAAATGAGACGCTTTACAGAAGCTGAAATCATTAATCCTTACCTAGAAATTAAAACAAACTACCGAGCGTTACTAGCTGCAGGGAAAATGATCGAAGCTATTCTGACTACCCAGTGGAAAGAAAAACCTTCTAAAGACTTGTATATTCTATTCGCAAATCTTTTGTACCGAATGACAAAAGTTAAATATCCTCAGACTCTAGCATCAGCTTTTTTATTGAAACTCATGAAGTACGAGGGGATCCTAGATGCTTCCCCACACTGTCGTTCTTGTGGGAAACATTTGGCAGATGCAGTACGGCGCTACAAGGGGTACCGGTTTTGCCCGGAACATGGTCCCAGTGGAAGTATCCTCTTTTCTCGAGACGAAGAGCGATTCCTGCTAGCCCTAATTACCAGCAAAAAATTTGCTGACCTTGAAGAGTTAGCAAATTTTGATGTGTGCCTCAAAGACTCTATATCTGAACTTTTTAACACTATCATAGAAGATTAAACTTACAATATCGTGATACTTCCTCCATCACAAGTTTGTATGTCAAAAGTGATCGTCGGAAACGTTCCTGCTAATTCATTATAAAATACTTTATTTCGAAAACCTTTTTTCCTTTGCCGATACTCTTGAGAAATATTCACTTTGCCTCCAAAGGAAGTACGCGTCTGAACTATAACCCCGACAGTTTTAGGTAATCGCAGACAAATGGGCTCCGAACGATTACGGATATTAACTACCGCATCTTTTTTCCATAGCCCCTCAAAACTGAGATTAATCTTGCAGGAAGTACAACGGATGGATAAATAGTCCAAAGCTTCGTAATTTCCAGTAAAATTTCCATTCAGTACTCCGAACGTTCCCTCATAAGAAATCGTTTTCAGAAGAGGAAATTGTCCAGAACAATCTAAAAAAACTCTCTTATTTCTTCTGGCATCAATATCGATGTCCTGTAAATCAGGATATTTTCCTGAAAAATCAAACCTCTCCACATAGAGTTCTTCTTCTCCATAAGAAAAATTTTGTGAGTTTCTAAAGACCCCAACATTGAGATCGCGTCCAGCAACGATATCACCAAAGAGAACTAACGGAGAAAGACTTACACAGAAAATCAGTAAAAAACGTTTGAAACAAGTAACGAAGAACCGGCGCATCTCCAAACAACTCCTGAGACAATCCAAAAGCCTACCATCTCAAGATATCCCGTTATTTGGCAATGACAAAAACACAGCGAAAAGATGCTGCGAGAGAGGGGACTCGAACCCCTAAGGATTGCTCCACTGCCACCTCAAGACAGCGCGTATACCAATTCCGCCACTCCCGCAAAGGAATCCGGGTCTACCGAACTCAGCAAGAAGAAAGCTTACAAAGCTTTACCTGTTTTGAACAAGAAAAAAAACATTTCCGAAGATAAAGAAATCAGGTACATTGGGGGTAAAAAAT
This sequence is a window from Chlamydiifrater volucris. Protein-coding genes within it:
- the recO gene encoding DNA repair protein RecO, producing the protein MLVRIPGISLKTVPMEKQGCIATIFTPSGLITVFAKSGLSPNFTERETLLPITQAYYTFTYHPPKMRRFTEAEIINPYLEIKTNYRALLAAGKMIEAILTTQWKEKPSKDLYILFANLLYRMTKVKYPQTLASAFLLKLMKYEGILDASPHCRSCGKHLADAVRRYKGYRFCPEHGPSGSILFSRDEERFLLALITSKKFADLEELANFDVCLKDSISELFNTIIED